The genomic window TGCCGCGCTGTTTGATGGTGAAGGCGACACGATCAATGGCGAGCATATAGGCAGCGATGCGGTTGTTGACGCCGTGGGCCTCCGAGTAGCGGACCACATCATCGAAGCTGGTGGCAAGGATGTGCTCCAGCTGCTCATTGACGAAGGACTCCTTCCAGAAGTAGCCCTGGCGGTCCTGCACCCATTCAAAGTACGAAGCGGTGACCCCGCCGGAGTTGGCCAGGATGTCCGGAATAATGAAGACTTTCTTGTCGGCCAGAATTTCGTCAGCGACCGCTGTGGTGGGGCCGTTTGCGCCTTCGCAGATAATGCGGGCCTTGATCTTTTCGGCATTGCGGCTGGTGATGACGTTTTCCGTGGCGGCGGGGATAAGGATTTCGCACTCGGTGGTCAGTAGTTCGTGCGAGTCGAATGGCTCTGCGCCCTTGAAGCCGAGCACCGTGCCGTTGCGCTGGCGGTATTCGAGCAGCGAGCAGATATCGATGCCATTCGGGTTGTAGAGGCCGCCGTCATATTCGGCGATGCCGATGATTTTGTAGCCTTTTTCGCGCAGAAGATTGGCAGCATTGGAGCCGACGTTGCCGAAACCCTGGATGATGACGCGGCAGCCTTCAATGGGAAGGTTGAGATACCTGAGGGCCTCATCGCACATAACGGAGATGCCACGCCCTGTGGCCTCGCGCCGGCCGCGCGATCCGCCAATATTGATGGGTTTCCCGGTCACTACGCTGGTGACGGTCTGACGCATGTGCATGGAGTAGGTATCCATGATCCAGGCCATCGTCTGCTCGTTGGTATTCATGTCCGGGGCGGGAACGTCTTTTTCCGGGCCGATAAATTCGATGATTTCAGCGGTGTAGCGGCGTGTCATGCGCTCCAGCTCGCCGATGGACATTTTTTTCGGGTCACAGATGACGCCGCCCTTGGCGCCTCCGAAAGGGATATTCACGACGGCGCACTTCCAGGTCATCCAGCTGGCAAGAGCGCGTACCTCGTCGAGGGAAACATCGGGAGCATAGCGGATGCCGCCTTTACCCGGCCCGCGCGCCTGGGAGTGCAGCACACGGAATCCAGTAAACATTTCAATCCGGCCATCGTCCATCTGCACCGGAAAATGTACGATGATTTCGCGCGAGGGGTGCCGCAGCACGCGCCACAACCCCTCGTCGAGGTTCAGCTTGCGTGCCGCAAAGTCGAATCGAGCAGCTTGTGCTTCCCAGGGGTTGATCTCCTGCTCGAGCGTAATGGTAGCCATAGGAAGATTCTCTCCAAATTGTCCTCAGACCGATTGAAACGCCGCAGCCATGCGGCAAGAGGTGACCCGGAACGGTCGCATCCGGGGCACCTGCCAGTCAAAACGAGTCTGGCCCGCTGCGCAATCGATGCGGCTTGTGGCCAAACCTTCCGAGTATAGGCCCGTCCTGCCAGGTCGGGCAAGCACAAAGACCAGGCAGGGGTAGAAATCGCTGTGCCTCTCCCCAACAGTTAGACGCATGGATGAGCAGACGGAGGTCTCCTGTTTCCATTACGGTCTCCGGCAGGGAGGCGGAAGACCCCGCCGCACATCGCATTGGCAGGCTGCGGCGGCCCCCACAAGCGGCAAATTTCTCCGCATCCTGCCAGCCCCTATACTGGAACCACATGCCACAACAAGAAACATCGCTTCCCAGCCGTGCTGAATTTCTGAAACTGGCACAGGCGCATACGCTGGTGCCGGTCTACCGTACCTTGACGGCGGACCTGGAGACGCCGGTGACGGCCTTTCTGCGCCTTGCTGCCGACGAGCCGGAATGCTTTCTGCTTGAGTCCGTGGAGCAGGGCGAAAAAATCGGCCGCTATACCTTTATCGGCATCCGGCCGTTCCGGAAGATTGTGTCCTGGGGACGGGAAATCGAGATTACAGAGAACGGCAAGAAGCGGCGCATGGAAGGCGACATTTTCCTGCTGATGAAAGAGCTTCTGAGCAGCCACAGACCGGCGCGGATTGCCGGCCTGCCGCCATTTACGGCTGGGGCCGTTGGATTTTTTGCCTACGATGTGGTGCGGCAGATTGAGCGGCTTCCGGTAAAGGCAAAGGACGACCTAGAAGTGCCGGACGCCTGCCTGATGTTTTTCCATGAAGTGCTGGCGTTTGACCATGTGCGGAAGGAGATGCTGCTCATGGTCACCGCCGATGTGAAAGAGCAGAAGCCACAGCAGGCATATGCAGAGGCACTCCGGCGCCTGGACCGCTTTGAGAAGCGCCTGGCTGCTCCGCTGCCCCGCATCCGGCGGAGGCCTGCGGGCGGCAAGCTGAAACTGGAACCCCGCACGCGCAAGAGAAACTTTCTCAAGGCGGTGGAGAAGGCCAAAGAGTACATTGCCGCAGGGGACATCTTTCAGGTCGTGCTGTCGCAGCGGTTTGACGTAGAAACAGGCGTGGACCCGTTCTCGGTTTACCGTGCCCTGCGCATCGTGAATCCGTCTCCGTATTTGTACTTTCTGCGCACGGGAGTAAAAAAGCCAGGGGACACGCAGATCGCCGGCTCTTCACCGGAACTGCTGGTGAGGGTGCAACAGGGAAGGATCCAGTATCGTCCGATTGCGGGCACCAAGCCGCGCGGCGAGAGCGAAGAGGACGACCAGCGCATTGCTGAAGAGATGCTGCGGGACGAAAAAGAACGTGCCGAGCACGTGATGCTGGTGGACCTGGGCCGGAATGATGTGGGACGGGTGAGCGAATACGGTTCCGTGCAGGTGAAGGAACTCATGGTCGTCGAGCGCTATTCGCACGTCATGCATATTGTCAGCGGAATTGAAGGCAGGCTGCGTCCGGAACTCCATGCAGTGGATGCTCTGCGCGCCTGTTTTCCGGCCGGGACCCTGAGCGGGGCGCCCAAGGTGCGGGCCATGGAGATCATCGAAGAACTGGAGCCGACACGGCGCGGCATTTATGGAGGCAGCGTGCTCTATGCGGACTACTCTGGAAATTTGGACTCGTGCATTGCCATCCGGACGCTTCTGCAGCGCGGCCGCCGGGGACATATTCAGGCCGGTGCGGGAATCGTGGCAGATTCGGTGCCGGAAAAGGAATACGAAGAGTCCATCAACAAGGCGCGGGCCGTGGTCCGGGCGATTGAAAAAGCAAGAGGGCAGTGATTGGTCAGCAGAGATGCGGAGATGGGCACGCGGTCCTTCGCATTTCGCCACGCGTGTTCCGGGAGACGCCCCGAGTAACGGGCCCGGCGGTGAGAACAGAGAGCCAGGGCGAACGGCGGCGGCCGCCATGGCCATCAGGTACCGGAGCTGACGGACGCTGTGCCGCCAGCTGACATTTTCAGTCTTTATGGAATCCCGAGCTTGTTCCAGATCGCATCCACGCGCGCCTTGGTTGCCGCATCCATCTCAATCATTGGAGGCCAGGGGCGGGTAAATCCTTCCGCTGCCCATTTGCGGGTGGCGTCAATACCCATCTTGCTGCCGTAGTTGGGCAGGCGGGAGGCATGGTCCAGCGAGTCGACCGGGCCCAGTGTGAACTGGATGTCGCGCTCCGGGTCAATGTTGTTCGCCACGCGGAGGGTGACTTCGCGCAGGTCCTGCACATCGCAGTCTTCATCGACCACGATGATGCACTTGGTAAACATGGCCTGGCCCATCGCCCAGATGCCGTTCATCACTTTGCGCGCCTGGCCGGCATAGCTTTTGCGAATGGAGACAATCATCAGGTTATGAAAGACGGCCTCGACAGGAAGGTTGACATCTACAATTTCCGGCAGCGTAAGCCGCATCAGCGGTAAAAAGATACGTTCGACGGCCTTGCCCATCCAGGCGTCTTCCATGGGCGGTTTGCCTACAATCGTTGAGGCGTAAATGGGGTCCCGACGATGGGTCATGCAGGTGATGTGAAAGACAGGATACTCCTCTTCCATGGTGTAAAAGCCGGTGTGGTCGCCAAAGGGACCTTCGGTGCGCAGCTCATCGAGCTTTACATAGCCTTCAAGAACGATCTCGGCGTGGGCCGGGACCTCAAGGTCCACGGTTTCGCATTTCACCAGATCGACCGGTTTCTGGCGGAGGAAGCCCGCAATCATAAACTCTTCCACCTCGGGCGGAGCAGGTACGATGGCGGCAAACGTCATCGCAGGATCGGTCCCGATGGCGACGGCCACCTCA from Pseudacidobacterium ailaaui includes these protein-coding regions:
- a CDS encoding UbiD family decarboxylase; the encoded protein is MPYADLRDWIKTLEKSGELKRIRQEVDPILEITEITDRASKSANGGPALLFENVKGHPGIPVLMNQFGSERRMKLALEVDSLDEVAGRIRALLDVKSPEGLLEKLKMLPMLADIGKFFPKTVSAKDAPCKEVIKRENFSVLDFPVLQCWPLDGGRFITLPCVMTRDPKTRKRNVGMYRMQVYDGQTTGMHWQRQKNAAEHLRERLRAAAGDSPSSHVNVMAETAGGTTNITWTNQKDDRLEVAVAIGTDPAMTFAAIVPAPPEVEEFMIAGFLRQKPVDLVKCETVDLEVPAHAEIVLEGYVKLDELRTEGPFGDHTGFYTMEEEYPVFHITCMTHRRDPIYASTIVGKPPMEDAWMGKAVERIFLPLMRLTLPEIVDVNLPVEAVFHNLMIVSIRKSYAGQARKVMNGIWAMGQAMFTKCIIVVDEDCDVQDLREVTLRVANNIDPERDIQFTLGPVDSLDHASRLPNYGSKMGIDATRKWAAEGFTRPWPPMIEMDAATKARVDAIWNKLGIP
- the trpE gene encoding anthranilate synthase component I, with the translated sequence MPQQETSLPSRAEFLKLAQAHTLVPVYRTLTADLETPVTAFLRLAADEPECFLLESVEQGEKIGRYTFIGIRPFRKIVSWGREIEITENGKKRRMEGDIFLLMKELLSSHRPARIAGLPPFTAGAVGFFAYDVVRQIERLPVKAKDDLEVPDACLMFFHEVLAFDHVRKEMLLMVTADVKEQKPQQAYAEALRRLDRFEKRLAAPLPRIRRRPAGGKLKLEPRTRKRNFLKAVEKAKEYIAAGDIFQVVLSQRFDVETGVDPFSVYRALRIVNPSPYLYFLRTGVKKPGDTQIAGSSPELLVRVQQGRIQYRPIAGTKPRGESEEDDQRIAEEMLRDEKERAEHVMLVDLGRNDVGRVSEYGSVQVKELMVVERYSHVMHIVSGIEGRLRPELHAVDALRACFPAGTLSGAPKVRAMEIIEELEPTRRGIYGGSVLYADYSGNLDSCIAIRTLLQRGRRGHIQAGAGIVADSVPEKEYEESINKARAVVRAIEKARGQ
- a CDS encoding Glu/Leu/Phe/Val family dehydrogenase, which produces MATITLEQEINPWEAQAARFDFAARKLNLDEGLWRVLRHPSREIIVHFPVQMDDGRIEMFTGFRVLHSQARGPGKGGIRYAPDVSLDEVRALASWMTWKCAVVNIPFGGAKGGVICDPKKMSIGELERMTRRYTAEIIEFIGPEKDVPAPDMNTNEQTMAWIMDTYSMHMRQTVTSVVTGKPINIGGSRGRREATGRGISVMCDEALRYLNLPIEGCRVIIQGFGNVGSNAANLLREKGYKIIGIAEYDGGLYNPNGIDICSLLEYRQRNGTVLGFKGAEPFDSHELLTTECEILIPAATENVITSRNAEKIKARIICEGANGPTTAVADEILADKKVFIIPDILANSGGVTASYFEWVQDRQGYFWKESFVNEQLEHILATSFDDVVRYSEAHGVNNRIAAYMLAIDRVAFTIKQRGIYA